From the Candidatus Palauibacter australiensis genome, the window ACATCACGGTGCGCTCGGACCTCGGACTCGCCGCCGGAGCCTGCTCGGGGAACGGCATCCTGCTCGACATCTCCGACCCCGAGAATCCGGTCCGCATCGACCAGGTCGTCGATCCGAACTTCGCCTACTGGCATTCGGCGACCTTCAACAACGACGGCACGGCGATCGTCTTCACGGACGAGTGGGGCGGCGGCGGAGCGCCGCGCTGCCGCGGCTCCGATCCGGAGACGTGGGGCGCCAACGCGATCTTCACGATCCGCGACCGCAAGATGGAGCTGGCGGGCTACTACAAGCTGCCCGTGCCGCAGACGGAGCAGGAGAACTGCGTGGCCCACAACGGCTCCATGATCCCGGTGCCCGGCCGCGACATCATGGTGCAGGGCTGGTACCAGGGCGGCCTCTCGATCTTCGACTTCACGGATCCGGAGAATCCGTTCGAGATCGCCTACTTCGACCGCGGCCCGCTCGACGCGGTGGAGATGCTGAGCGGCGGCTACTGGTCGGCGTACTGGCACAACGGTGCGATCTACGGCGCGGAGATCGCGCGCGGCGTGGACGTGTTCCAGCTCGCCGCCAGCGAGCACCTGTCGCAGGCGGAGATCGACGCGGCGATGTCCGTGATGGTCGGCGACTCCAACGTGCAGAACCAGGAGCTGTTCGAGTGGCCCGCGAGCTTCGCGGTCGCGCGGTCGTACCTGGTCCAGATGCAGCGCGGCAGCGGCATCCGGGCCGAGCGCGGGGAGCGGGTGGCGTCGCTGCTCGACATGGCGGAGAGCCAGTCCGGCGCCGAGCGGAACGCCACGCTCGATGAATTGAACGCGGTCGCCGCCGAACTCGACGAGGACGCGCGCCTCGCCGCCAACGCGGCCGCGCCGGGAGATGCGCGGCGCCTGGCGCTGCTGGCCGACGCGATCCGCGACCTGACGGCCTCGCTGCGCTGAGCCCGGCCTTTCGCAGGAAGCTCCGGGGGTCGCAGGTGGCCCCCGGAGCGAATTTCTTCCGGCGGGGAACCCGGAGCGCGCGGGACCGTATGACGGTGTGACCACGTCGAGTTGAGCAGGTCCCGCGAAGCGAGCCCGTGACGAACCACGACACCCTGACGGATCCACCCCCCACCGGCGAGTTGACCCGGGGCATCGTCCCCGGAGGCACCTTCCTCGCCGACTTCCTCTACCCCGAGCCGGCGGAGCGCCGCGTCGGGGCGATCATCGGCTGGTGGGAGAAACGCCGTCTCCCCTACAACCTCATCGTCGGCGGCACCGGGCTCGTGACGATGACGTTCGGCGCGGCGCTCACGGCGGTGGTCGCGACGCTTCAACCGGTCGACCTGGTCCGCGGGGCGATCTGGTGGGCCGTGTGGGCGAATGTGTGCTATACGCTCGGACCCGTCGTCGAGATCGCGCTCCAGAAGCTGTTCGGCGAACGGCTCCTTCCGGCCGGCCCCCTCCTCTTCCGGGCGGGCGTGACCGTCGCCGTCGGCGTCACGCTGCTGCCCATCATCCCCCTCACGATCGGGTTCATCCTGAACTTCCTCGGACTGCTCTGACCGCCGCGAGGTGGGGCCCTTGGCTCCTGTGGGTGCTGGCGAGCGGAGTCGGCGGAGCCGTGGGCGTGGTCCCGGCGAGGATCATCGGTACGGCGATGGGCGAGGCCGTCCTCGGGGCCGTTGCCCTGGGCGGGGTCCTCGGCGCGATCGCGACCGCCCAGTGGCTCATCATGCGGCGGCGCCTGTCCTGGGCGGCCCGGTGGGCGACGGCAAAGATCGCGGGTGGACTCGTGGGAGGTGCCGTCGCTCTTGGCCTGTTGGACGCACTGTCCGCGAACGGAAGTGAAACCCTGGGCGCCGTCCTGGGAACGCTCGCGGGACTGGCCGCGTTCGGCACGGTCCAATGGCTGATTCTCCGACACGCCACGCGTGCCGGCTGGTGGGTGGCGGCAAGCGTTGCGGGTCTCGTCGCGGCCGGCCCCCTCGGCGTGGGCGTGCTGGGGCTGCTCGTTGGAGACGGCGGAGGCTTCGGAGCGATGTACGGAGCGATCACGGGCGTTCGGTTCGTCTCCGTGATCTCGAAGCGTCCGGCTTCCGCGCCGGCGGCCTGAGGGAATGAAGCCCGACGCCATGACGGATTCGACCTCTCCCGGCGGCGGACTCCCGGAGGGCAGCGTCCCCGGGGGCACCTTCCTCGCGGACTTCCTGTACCCGGCTCCGGCGGAGCGTCGGGTCGGGGCGATCGTCGGCTGGTGGGAGAAGCGCCGGCTTCCCTACAACGTCGTCGTCGTCGGAACCGGACTTGTGACGACGACCGTCGGCTCGCTGATCATGGCCTTGAACGGAGAATTCGAACCGCTCGTGTGGTTCCGGGTCGGTATTTTCTGGCTGGTTGCGGCTAACGTGAGCTATACGCTGGGTGCCGCGATCGAGATCGTACTCGACAAGTTATTCGGCCGCGGAGTCCTTCCCGCCGGCCCTCTACTCTTCCGGGCCGGAGTGACCGCTTCCGTCGGCGCGACGCTGTTCCCCATCATCTTTATCGTGCTGGGGTACATTGCGATGAGTCTGGGCATCGGTCCCTGACCGCGGCGCGGTGCTTCGCGTTCCCGCGGGAACGTCATGTCGTCAGTCGACGCCGATGGAGTGGGGGCCGATGTCGGCGAGTGACGGGGTCCCGACGGCGCCCATGGTGATGCGCAGTTCCTCGATCAGGATTTCCAGCACCCGCTCGACGCCCGCCTGGCCGAAGGCGCCGAGTCCCCACAGGTAGGGGCGCCCGATCGCCACCGCCGTCGCGCCCCGCGCGAGGCCCTTGAAGATGTCCGTGCCGCGGCGGAAACCTCCGTCGACGATGATCGGCACCTCGCCGCCCGCCACCTCGACGACCTCGGGAAGCGCGTCGATCGTGGCGCGGCCGCTGCCCTCCGCGCGGCCGCCGTGGTTCGAGACCCAGATGCCGTCCACGCCGTGTTCCAGCGCGAGTTCGGTATCCTCGCGGGTGACGAGCCCTTTCACGACGATCCGCTGGTCCGTGATGTCGCGCAGGCGGTGCACGTAGTCCCACGTCATGGTGGGGCCGGCGCTGTCCGGCGGACCCTGGGGCAGCCCCTCGTACATCGGCTTGACGGGGTCCGCGCGGCCGCCGCTCCGGTGACAGCTCTCGCAGTTGCGGTCATCGATCCGCCGGTAGCGCTCCAGCGTGAGACGATTGCTCCCGCCCAGGAGATCCACCGTGAGCACGATGACGGGGCAGCCGGCTTCACGAACGCGGTTCACGAGCGCGACGGTCGCGTTCCAGTGGCGCGGCGCGTACAGCTGGTACCAGACCGGCTCCCCCCGCGCCTCGTTCACCGCCTCGACCCCCGTGGAACTCACCGATGAGAGCGTCTGCAGGTGGTTGCGGGCCGCGGCCGCCCGCGCGGTGGCGAGCTCGCCGTCGCGGTGAAAGCCGACCTGGCTTCCCGCCGGAGCGATCATGAGCGGCGTCGGCCACTCCCGCCCGAAGATCGAGACGCGCATGTCGAGGTTCGAGACGTCGACCAGCCGGCGCGCGCGGAGGTAGATGCGCTCCAGCGAGGCCCGGTTGTTCGCCTGCGTCCCCTCACCGTCGACGCCGGTCTTGATGTATCCCCAGTGCGCCGTTGGAACCGTCTGCGCGGCCACCTTCTCGAGGTCGAAGACGTCGAGGGCCTCCTGCGCCGACGGGACGAGGTCATCGAGCGACCGCGCCGGCGCCTCCTGCGCCACTGCGCGCCCCACCAAGCCCAGGTCGCAACCGGCGAACGCACCCAGGAGAGGGCTGGCCGCAAGCCAGCGGAGGAGGTCGCGACGGTGGACGGCCTTCGATTCCGATCCCGGCTCCGGCGTGTCGTACATTCGGCGCTCCCGGTTGGCACCCCGCGACTGGCAGCCCGTGGCAAAGCCCTGCTGCGTTCACGGTGCCCGCCGCCACGGCCCGCGTCAACGCAGGTCGGCCGGAAACCCTTCGGGCAACGCCGAAATTCGATAAAATGTCTTTCAAGCGCCGATCCTTATCGGCGCCGCGTGCCCGAGGCGGTTCGCCCGCGGGCTCCAGGCCCTTCGCGTGAGATCATTCGAGAGACGATTCAAGACGATTCGAGAGGAGAGGAACGCACCGCGGTGAGTCACGACATCGAAGCGATACAGGAGAAGATCCGCGAGCAGAGCGCCTTCGTGGAGCGGCTGGCCGACGAGGTGGGGCGCGTCATCGTGGGGCAGCGAACCATGGTCGAGCGGCTCCTCATCGGCCTGCTCGCCGACGGCCATGTGCTCATGGAGGGAGTGCCGGGACTGGCGAAGACCCTCACGGTGCGGACGCTCGCGCAGGCGATCGACACCGGCTTCCAGCGGATCCAGTTCACGCCGGACCTCCTCCCCGCCGACCTCATCGGAACGCTGATCTTCGACCCCAAGCGGAGCGAGTTCCAGACCCGAAAGGGTCCGATCTTCTCCAACATCATCCTCGCCGACGAGATCAACCGGTCCCCCGCCAAGGTCCAGTCCGCGCTCCTCGAGGCGATGCAGGAACGGACGGTCACGATCGGGGACGAGACCTTCCCCCTCGACGACCCGTTCCTCGTTCTCGCGACGCAGAATCCGATCGAGCAGGAGGGGACGTACCCGCTCCCCGAGGCGCAGGTGGACCGTTTCATGCTCAAGCTCTCCGTCGGATATCCGGACAAGGAGGAGGAGCTGGAGATCATGCGGCGCATGGGCGTCGGGTCCGCGCCCGAGCCGCAGACGGTCGTCACGCCGGACGAGATCCTCCGGGCGCGCCGCGCCGTCGACCTCATCTACATGGACCGGCAGGTCGAGCGGTACATCGTGGAACTGGTCTTCGCCTCGCGCGCGCCGGCCGACCACGGACTCGACGACCTCGCGGACCTCATCGCCTACGGCGGGTCGCCGAGAGCCAGCATCTGCCTGGCGCGAACGGCGCGGGCACACGCCTTCCTGCGGCACCGGGGTTACGTGACGCCGGAGGATGTGCGCTCCGTGGCCCTCGACGTCCTGCGGCACCGCGTGCTCGTCACCTACGAGGCCGAGGCCGAGGAAGTCACGAGCGAAGACGTGGTGAACCGCATCCTCGACAGCGTCGAGGTCCCGTAGGGGTTCGGGGGCAGGAGGGGATCGAGGGATGATTCCGCGGGAGATCCTCCGGAAGGTCCGCCGCATCGAGATCACGACGCGGGGGCTCGTGGACCAGGTGTTCTCGGGCGAATACCACTCCGTGTTCAAGGGACGCGGCATCAACTTCGCCGAGGTCCGCGAGTACGACTACGGCGATGACATCCGCACGATCGACTGGAACGTCACCGCCCGCACCGGAACGCCCCACGTCAAGATCTTCGAGGAAGAGCGCGAACTCACGGTGATGCTGCTCGTCGACGTGAGCGCGTCCGGAGATTTCGGCACCCGCGAGCGCATGAAGGGAGACCTCGCCGTGGAGGTGTGTTCCCTCCTCGCCTTCAGCGCGATCAAGAACAACGACAAGGTCGGGCTCATCATCTTCAGCGACCGCGTCGAGAAGTTCGTCCCGCCCCGGAAGGGCCGGCGGCACGTCCTGCGCGTGCTGCGCGAGATGCTCTACCACGAGCCCGCGGGCCGCGCGACGGACCTCGGCGCGGCGCTCGAATATCTTTCCCGCATCATCCGCCGGCGGGCCGTGGTGTTCGTGGTCTCCGATTTCGTCTCGAAACCCTTCGAGAAGGCGCTCGGGGTCGCGGGCCGGCGGCACGACGTCGTCGCCCTCCGCGTGAGGGACCGCCGGGAGTCGGAGCTGCCACCGATCGGACTCGTCGAACTCGAGGACGCGGAGACGGGAGAACGGATCGTCGTCGATACGTCGAACCGGGACTTCCGCGCGGCGTTCGCAAGCCGCGGGGAGGAGGCGCGGGCGGGGCAGGACCGGACCTTCCGGCGCAGCAAGGTCGATGTCGTGGACCTCAGTCCCGGGCGCCCCTACCTGCGGCCGCTCATGCGCTTCTTCGAGGAACGGGGGCGGCGCATATGAGTCGCGGACCGGGGCGCGGGAACCGGCGGCGGGCGATCATGGGCCTCCTGCTGGTGTGCGGGGCGCTCAGCGCGCGTGGAGACCTCCGGGGACAGTCGCCGCGGGTCACGATCGAGCCCGACACGACGGAGATCCACGTGGGCGATCCGCTCGCGCTGCGGCTCGCCGTCGAGCACCCGGCGGATTTCGCGGTGCGCTGGCCCGATTCCCTCTCGCTGGGCCCCTTCGAGACGCTGGCGCTCGAGGTGAGTCCGCCCGAAGCCTCGGCGGACGGCACCCGGACCGCGGCGGTGCTTCACGTGACCGCCTTCGAACTCGGAGAACTCGAGATCCCGTCCTTTATCCTCGAACTCACGGACGGAGGCGACGGGACGACTACCGTCTCCACCGACCCGGTGGTCATCGGAGTGACCACGGTCGGGCTCGACGAGGGCGGGGACATCCGCGACGTGACGGGTCCGCGCGCGATCGCGCGGGACTGGCTGCTCCTGTGGCCGTGGTTCCTGCTCGCCGCGGCCCTCGCCGGCCTCAGCTACTGGTGGGGGCGCCGGCGGCGCCGCCGCCCCGACCGGATCGACTCCCGGCCGCCGGTCCCGGCCCGGCCGGCGCACGAGATCGCGCTCGAAGCCCTGGACCGGCTCGAAGCGTCCCCTCTCCTGGAACGGAGCGAGATC encodes:
- a CDS encoding alpha-hydroxy acid oxidase, whose product is MYDTPEPGSESKAVHRRDLLRWLAASPLLGAFAGCDLGLVGRAVAQEAPARSLDDLVPSAQEALDVFDLEKVAAQTVPTAHWGYIKTGVDGEGTQANNRASLERIYLRARRLVDVSNLDMRVSIFGREWPTPLMIAPAGSQVGFHRDGELATARAAAARNHLQTLSSVSSTGVEAVNEARGEPVWYQLYAPRHWNATVALVNRVREAGCPVIVLTVDLLGGSNRLTLERYRRIDDRNCESCHRSGGRADPVKPMYEGLPQGPPDSAGPTMTWDYVHRLRDITDQRIVVKGLVTREDTELALEHGVDGIWVSNHGGRAEGSGRATIDALPEVVEVAGGEVPIIVDGGFRRGTDIFKGLARGATAVAIGRPYLWGLGAFGQAGVERVLEILIEELRITMGAVGTPSLADIGPHSIGVD
- a CDS encoding AAA family ATPase; the protein is MSHDIEAIQEKIREQSAFVERLADEVGRVIVGQRTMVERLLIGLLADGHVLMEGVPGLAKTLTVRTLAQAIDTGFQRIQFTPDLLPADLIGTLIFDPKRSEFQTRKGPIFSNIILADEINRSPAKVQSALLEAMQERTVTIGDETFPLDDPFLVLATQNPIEQEGTYPLPEAQVDRFMLKLSVGYPDKEEELEIMRRMGVGSAPEPQTVVTPDEILRARRAVDLIYMDRQVERYIVELVFASRAPADHGLDDLADLIAYGGSPRASICLARTARAHAFLRHRGYVTPEDVRSVALDVLRHRVLVTYEAEAEEVTSEDVVNRILDSVEVP
- a CDS encoding DUF58 domain-containing protein, producing the protein MIPREILRKVRRIEITTRGLVDQVFSGEYHSVFKGRGINFAEVREYDYGDDIRTIDWNVTARTGTPHVKIFEEERELTVMLLVDVSASGDFGTRERMKGDLAVEVCSLLAFSAIKNNDKVGLIIFSDRVEKFVPPRKGRRHVLRVLREMLYHEPAGRATDLGAALEYLSRIIRRRAVVFVVSDFVSKPFEKALGVAGRRHDVVALRVRDRRESELPPIGLVELEDAETGERIVVDTSNRDFRAAFASRGEEARAGQDRTFRRSKVDVVDLSPGRPYLRPLMRFFEERGRRI